One window of the Dermacentor andersoni chromosome 10, qqDerAnde1_hic_scaffold, whole genome shotgun sequence genome contains the following:
- the LOC126519278 gene encoding uncharacterized protein, which yields MGPPDASAATLRKVNYLLEVCGKLEHENSLLRKDKAVLQKEVEDLKAQLHDVKVEALKEKLKLKDPVSKVHDFVSDEKRLVFYTGFNSFKRFDAFVEHVEGMYEALKTGAGRPPALTMKEQLIAVLCRLRVGLLEQDLAYRLKVSVSSTNVT from the exons ATGGGGCCTCCAGACGCATCTGCTGCCACGCTAAGAAAAGTCAACTACCTTCTCGAAGTCTGTGGAAAACTCGAGCATGAAAATAGCTTGCTCCGCAAAGACAAAGCTGTGCTCCAGAAAGAGGTTGAGGATCTGAAGGCTCAGTTGCACGATGTGAAAGTTGAGGCGCTCAAAGAGAAACTGAAACTAAAAGATCCTGTCTCCAAAGTTCACGATTTTGTTTCAGATGAGAAACGACTCGTGTTTTATACGGGGTTTAACTCCTTCAAAAGATTTGATGCGTTTGTGGAACATGTTGAAGGCATGTACGAGGCACTGAAAACGGGTGCTGGCAGGCCaccagcactgacaatgaaagaaCAGCTCATTGCAGTGCTTTGCAGGCTCAGGGTTGGGTTACTGGAACAGGATTTGGCATATCGCCTGAAAGTGTCTGTGTCGAGT ACCAATGTGACTTAA